The following proteins are encoded in a genomic region of Palaemon carinicauda isolate YSFRI2023 chromosome 19, ASM3689809v2, whole genome shotgun sequence:
- the LOC137659185 gene encoding myb-like protein F, which translates to MNESREAEMKVTEFTKNKDNDENNDNDENDNEDNEDSNDNDDNDNNDNDSYDNDDNDDNDDDDNDNDDNMDDDNDENGDFDDDDDNDDDDDNDDDNDNNNDNDMKDNNY; encoded by the exons ATGAATGAATCTAGAGAAGCTGAAATGAAAGTGACAGAATTTACCAAG AACAAAGACAATGATGAGAACAATGACAATGATGAGAACGATAACGAAGACAATGAGGATagtaatgacaatgatgataacgataacaatgataatgacagTTACGATAATGATGACAATGACGATAACGACGatgatgacaatgacaatgacgatAACATGGATGATGACAATGACGAAAACGGTGActttgatgatgacgatgataatgacgatgacgatgataatgacgatgataatgacaataataacgataacgatatgAAGGATAATAACTATTAG